The genomic stretch CGACCTTCGTTCATCATGATCTATACGATTTCGGATAAGGAAATCGTTTGGCAGGGAAAGGTCGTTGGCGAAATCCAAAGCCCCTCGAAGATCGATTTCTTTCCAGGTGGAGCACACGCCTTGTTGATTAAGCAGTAGACGCCAAGGGATAGCACCGGTCTTCACGCTCCCAGGCCATGTGCAGTTTTACTGGAAAGGCCCTTTTTACGGGGCAGTAAAATAGCCTCTTTTAGTAAAATGGGCTTCTTTTACTAATCCAATGATAAGGCCGGCATGTAGTAGATCTGTATATTGCGCTTAGACACCGGACAGTCCTTCCGAAGAACTGGCACCTCTGCCTTTCAACCTCTCCCGATGTTCCAAGCATATATCGCGCGAAGATTCTGTCGTTCGTGTGTCGCTGCCATTTTCGAGACAACCCGTGAATGCGAAAATCGTTCGAATGCCACCCATACTAGGCAGCACCCATCCATCCCTTGTGCCGTTTTCTTCCATTCCCGCCGTGACATATGCTGTCGGGGACATTCACGGTCGAGCTGATCTCTTGAAAGAGCTTCTCTTTATGATCCTCACCCATCGAAAGCAGATCCATGGTTCTGCCAAAATCGTTTTCCTGGGGGACTACGTTGATCGTGGCCCCGATGAAGCTCGAGTCATCGATATTCTCCGTTCCAAAAAGCTTCGAAAAGACTTTGACGAAGTGGTGATTCTGAAAGGCAATCACGAACTCATGTTGATCGACGAACTAACCTCATACATGGCTGATAAAACCAAAATATCGGAAGGGAAATTTTCGGTAGCGAAACTGTATACTCGAGATTACGACGCCTTCACGATCAGTCTTCGAACATTGAGAGATTTCTTGGAAAAGATGCCTCTCTTTCATTCGGACGGAATCCGACTCTTCACCCATGCTGGAGTTGGGCCGACGTCAGAGATTGGATCGTGGTCCGCTGATGATCTCTTGTGGTATTGCGGCCCGGTACAGGACCTAACAGGGCGCTTGGTGGTTCACGGTCACACGATTGTCTGGGATGGCCCTGTGGCAAACCGATCTGCCGTGAACGTGGACACAGGAGCCTTTATGAGTGGCCGTCTTACTGTCGCAATTTTTGAAGGCTCGTCCAGGCAGCCGACTTTTCTGTCGACAATGCCCACCGATTCTCCAACAACCCTCTAAGCCAATGGATAGCCGAGCGCCAAGAGGTAGTAATCACCAGGAACCTCATCATTCTGCTCTCGCCTGCTAACAAATGGAGAAGGACGCATTGGTTTTGGCAAAAGATTATTTTTTATATCCTCTGAAACAAATGGAAGAAGCTGCAGAGCGGTTTCTTTTCCCACCTTTCCCAAGCCATATATGAGTAGGTCGTATTTTTCTAAGCCACCCAGGACTGATGAAACATGTTCTTTGTACTCTTTAGTGGCAATGACTCTCAGCAATGTAATACAGGGAGCTTCAAAAACTCCTTTTTCTTCCGTCGTAAGGAACAATCCGATCATCATGGGATTTTGAATTGGATCAATTTGACCGCCATCAGAATTCTTTCCGTATTCCGTGTGATTGATCACATATTTTTCAAAATCCTCCCATGTGGGTAAATCATGCAAAGGAAAGCGTCTGCCACCCAAATCCATTTTTGGAGAATTCATTCGCCTAGATTTACTTAAAATCCAGATTAAGACAAAACAAGAGATTAGAACCAAGGGGCAAAAAACCATAAAATGAGAAAAAGTCATTTCTCTATTATAGCCTGGCCGACGCACCCTCGATGTTCCCTTCCAGTTCTCCATCTGTTCGTTTAGTTCTCGATTTAGCGAGCTCTTCGAAGGCGTCTTATCCGTTCAGCCTCTCGCTGATTTTCTTGGGTCGCTAAAGTTACGAGTCGTTCTCGAGCTTCTATGTTGAAGAGATCCACATTCTCGTAGACGAGGCGAAGACGATTTAACACAGCGACCAGATCCAGAATCTCATCTCTTTCTTCGTTCAGTAGCTTCCATGCCTCTCGCCGTGTTAGATCTCGGGAAATTGCCAAGGCTCTCATCGATTGCTCTCCATTGGCCTCAAGTACCCGCCAAAAGGTTTGGCTTCGATTCCGGGTTTCTGGATGGAAGAAGAGCTCTATGGGATGCGCGTAGTCGGACTTATGCATGCCCCATCGCTTTTGATTCAGAGAGATCAAAATGGCTTCGGAGAGATGCATCTTCTCCATCAAGGTTTCGAAAGGTTCCGACTCCGAACGCTTTCCCTCTTTTTCTAGCTCCTCTCGCATATAGGCCAAAACCGCTTCCCGCAGGCGGCGCTCATACAACTCGGGGAGGGCGGCCAGATAGAACTCCATTGCCTCCTGGATAACCGCACTGTTCGGCTTCCCCAAGAGGACGGCGGCGATAGCCAGCCGCCGCCGTAAGAAACGGGGTAGGCTGATCCAGAATTTCGTGAGAGGAAGGCCCGAATCCGGCACGTACCTTCATAGCCTTGAAATCGGCGCTCCCTCAGAACGAAGGTCAACCGATATCAGCCCTCACTTTTGTTGCAGAAGTGGAGGCGTCCTAATCTTGCCCCAGAGAAAAGCCCCTTCGTAAGGTCGTCGTAGTGTTCCGCATGAACGAAACGCGGAGCCGAACCTGAACACTATGACTGCTCTTTTAATGGCCGATGGTCGCGCACCCCCGTCCGTGAGGATTTGATCGCGACAAAAAAAGAACCCCGAGTTGGAGCTCGGGGCCTTTTTCAACCGGGCGGAGCCGGTGGGCAAACTATCTGATCGCAGCCTACTTCTCCCCGCCCCCTTAGTCAAACCTTTAGTAATCAAGGAGGTCCACGCTTTGTCTCGTGGCTTTCTTGAGGAGAACCTGCATGACACCGATCGAGTTTGAAGCATGGGCCGTTGCCCAGAACCTTTCCCCTGCCGGGAGAGCCGTTGTTGAACGTATCCGCACCAGTCCGCCGTCACGGCGGGTGAATAGCTCCGGAGGAAACGTCTCTGGAACCTTCAGTTCCTCCAAGATGGGGGTGACCATCCAGTTCGAGAGCCACACCCTCGAGCTGCCCCTGATCCATCTCTTGGAATACGATGACGATGTCCTCGAATACTACGATCAGCCCGAAGCGATCCCGTTCTCGTACACCAGGCCGGACGGGCGGAAGATCGGCTTCAATTCGGTACCCGACTTCTTCGTCCTGAAGCGCCACTGGGCCGGATGGATTGAGGCCAAGCCCTCATCGAAGCTGGAAGAAATCTGCCTCAAAGCCCCTGCTCGCATATCCAAAGACAGGGACGGGCGGTGGACTTGTCCTCCGGCCGTGACTTACGCGAAGCCGCTTGGTCTCGACTTCGTATTGGTGACCGACAACGACGTCAATCCGACCCTCGCCGGCAACCTGGAACTCTTGAGTCGCTATCGTTCGGAAAAATGCGCCTCCGCGTTGATTCTCCAAGCCCAATGTTTGGTGGGCGATCATCCCGGCATCGCGCTTCGAGATCTAATGGATGTTCTGGAGTGTGCCCGAGAGGACATGTTCCGGCTCATCGCAACCCAATGTCTCTACGTCGATCTCTTCAGCCATCGTCTTAGCCACACCCAAGATGCGCAGGTGTTCGTTTCCGTCAGGCAGGCGCGATCTTGGACGAGCAGCGCCACTCCCCTCCCTGGCATCAATTTGATCCGGGTGGAACCAGGAAACATGATCGAATGGAATGGCACCAAGCACCGTATCGTAAATGCACACAACGGGCTCGTTTCGCTCGAAGCTTTGGACGGCTCGATTCAGGAAATCCGGGAAGACGCTTTTTCTGGGTTGGTGGTGAAAGGTCGTATTAAACCCATTAGCTCCGAGCCATCCCCTGCGCCATCGAGCCAGGCCAAGCTGCTCAAGAACCTGAGTCCTACCGATCTGGAGAGGATCACCGCGCGCCAAAAAATTCTGTCGGGCGAGATCAAGGCCAAGTTGGCGCCGAGTACCCTTTACCGATGGAAGGCGGCGCAAAGAGAATCCGCGATGACCCATGGCTCGAGTGCGCTTGGCTTGGCCGGCAAGCAGCACTTGCGTGGCAATCGCAAAAAGAAGCTCCCCGCCTATCTCTACGAGGAGATGCAAAATTTCA from Verrucomicrobium sp. GAS474 encodes the following:
- a CDS encoding metallophosphoesterase family protein, encoding MNAKIVRMPPILGSTHPSLVPFSSIPAVTYAVGDIHGRADLLKELLFMILTHRKQIHGSAKIVFLGDYVDRGPDEARVIDILRSKKLRKDFDEVVILKGNHELMLIDELTSYMADKTKISEGKFSVAKLYTRDYDAFTISLRTLRDFLEKMPLFHSDGIRLFTHAGVGPTSEIGSWSADDLLWYCGPVQDLTGRLVVHGHTIVWDGPVANRSAVNVDTGAFMSGRLTVAIFEGSSRQPTFLSTMPTDSPTTL